From Peromyscus eremicus chromosome 3, PerEre_H2_v1, whole genome shotgun sequence, one genomic window encodes:
- the LOC131906166 gene encoding LOW QUALITY PROTEIN: taste receptor type 2 member 136-like (The sequence of the model RefSeq protein was modified relative to this genomic sequence to represent the inferred CDS: inserted 2 bases in 1 codon), with product MSAFLSIAAIAMVAEITLGSFANVFIVLVNFTDYIKRRKISLNDRILTALAIFRIGFLWVVVMHWCSTVFNPALLTIQVKLVICVAWAVINHFNTWLTTILSILYLLKIGNFSNLIFLGLKGKIKXVIVVVLLGSLVILFPNLVMATKCGKVQVDGHRGNLTGNPKLDYVINLTFLTTFTLNNVIPFTTSMICLLLLIYSLCKHLQTMKLYRKGSQDPSTTAHIKALQAVISFLLLFSVFILSLIISGSSYVMSLDEPVHLICQVIAALYPSSHSYVLIWGNKKIKQAFVLAMVQVRTRLCLKEPKP from the exons ATGAGTGCTTTTCTCAGCATTGCTGCCATCGCAATGGTGGCAGAAATTACTCTTGGAAGCTTTGCCAATGTCTTCATTGTTCTGGTGAACTTTACTGACTACATCAAGAGAAGAAAAATCTCCTTAAATGATAGAAttctcactgctctggccatCTTCAGGATCGGGTTTCTTTGGGTAGTGGTAATGCATTGGTGCTCAACTGTGTTTAATCCAGCTTTATTAACTATACAAGTAAAATTAGTTATTTGTGTTGCCTGGGCTGTAATCAACCATTTTAATACCTGGCTGACAACTATACTCAGCATACTGTATTTGCTGAAGATAGGCAATTTCTCGAACCTTATTTTTCTTGGCCTGAAGGGAAAAATTAA TGTCATTGTCGTTGTACTTTTGGGGAGTTTGGTGATTTTGTTTCCTAATCTTGTGATGGCAACCAAATGTGGGAAAGTCCAAGTGGATGGTCACAGAGGCAACTTGACTGGGAATCCCAAACTTGATTATGTCATAAACCTTACATTTTTGACGACATTCACTCTGAACAATGTCATTCCCTTCACCACATCTATGATCTGTCTTCTGCTGTTAATCTATTCTCTGTGTAAACACCTTCAGACAATGAAGCTTTACAGAAAAGGATCCCAAGATCCAAGCACTACGGCCCACATTAAAGCTTTACAAGCTGTGATCTCCTTTCTGTTGTTATTTTCAGTGTTCATTCTGTCTCTAATCATATCAGGTTCAAGTTACGTGATGTCTCTGGATGAGCCAGTCCACCTGATTTGCCAGGTTATTGCCGCCCTGTATCCTTCAAGCCATTCCTACGTACTGATATGGGGAAACAAGAAGATCAAACAGGCCTTTGTGTTGGCTATGGTGCAGGTGCGAACAAGGCTCTGCCTGAAAGAACCAAAACCTTGA